In Synechococcus sp. KORDI-100, a single window of DNA contains:
- a CDS encoding CIA30 family protein, which translates to MQSPAADQVLVQGQQFADWASLNDTIMGGSSRAGCRVVEDGLLLEGELVERGGGFVSCRSPRLQPPLDLTPFSALQIDVDGEGRTLKIALGCRDGALGLTELIPGGLRWVIDVPTNSSGTTRVVVPFADLRPTVRAKPVGLPLRFDRGGVTRIQVLHSKFGDAGDLNPGFRPGSIRLLIRSISALP; encoded by the coding sequence ATGCAGTCGCCCGCCGCAGACCAGGTGCTTGTACAGGGTCAGCAGTTCGCTGACTGGGCCAGTCTCAACGACACGATCATGGGCGGCAGCTCCCGTGCCGGATGCCGCGTGGTGGAGGACGGTCTCCTCTTGGAAGGCGAGCTGGTCGAGCGCGGCGGTGGCTTCGTCAGCTGCCGTTCACCACGTCTGCAGCCGCCACTGGATCTGACGCCCTTCTCGGCGCTGCAGATCGATGTGGATGGTGAGGGCCGCACCCTCAAGATCGCCCTTGGCTGCCGGGATGGAGCGTTGGGGCTGACTGAACTGATTCCCGGTGGTTTGCGTTGGGTGATCGACGTCCCCACCAACTCCAGCGGGACAACCCGTGTGGTGGTGCCGTTTGCGGATCTGCGCCCCACCGTGCGCGCCAAACCCGTGGGCCTGCCGTTGCGCTTTGATCGCGGCGGTGTCACCCGCATCCAGGTGCTGCATTCCAAGTTCGGCGATGCCGGCGACCTCAACCCTGGCTTTCGACCCGGTTCGATTCGGTTGTTGATCCGTTCGATCAGCGCGCTGCCTTGA
- the hypB gene encoding hydrogenase nickel incorporation protein HypB — MHMPIGDNLEINLLAANQHQADHNREAFDAWRLLSLNVMSSPGAGKTALLERSLPQLCRTFRMAVLEGDMTTQLDAQRLEAVGVPVVPITTGRACHLDASMVQGGLRLLQQRLDPSTLDLLWIENVGNLVCPAEFAVGEHLGVALLSVTEGDDKPLKYPVMFRRADVVIITKTDLLPHLPVDVQTIRDNIRSINPNAVIFELSATSGEGFSAWHHWLGESLDQHRVAAESQIRSLC, encoded by the coding sequence ATGCACATGCCCATCGGCGACAACCTGGAGATCAATCTTCTGGCCGCCAACCAGCACCAGGCTGATCACAACCGAGAGGCCTTCGATGCCTGGCGGTTGCTGTCGTTGAACGTGATGAGCAGTCCGGGGGCAGGCAAGACGGCCCTGCTCGAGAGGTCCCTGCCGCAGCTGTGCCGCACATTCCGGATGGCGGTGCTTGAGGGGGACATGACCACCCAGCTGGATGCTCAGCGGTTGGAGGCTGTGGGCGTTCCCGTGGTTCCGATCACCACAGGGAGGGCCTGCCATCTCGATGCCTCCATGGTGCAGGGCGGTCTGCGCCTGCTGCAGCAGAGGCTCGACCCATCCACGTTGGATCTGCTCTGGATCGAGAACGTCGGCAACCTGGTCTGCCCAGCGGAGTTCGCTGTGGGGGAGCATCTCGGGGTCGCCCTGCTGAGCGTCACCGAAGGAGATGACAAGCCTCTGAAATACCCGGTGATGTTCCGTCGAGCCGATGTGGTGATCATCACCAAGACAGACCTGCTGCCCCATCTGCCTGTGGATGTGCAGACCATCCGCGACAACATCCGCAGCATCAATCCGAATGCTGTGATTTTTGAACTGTCAGCAACCTCGGGAGAGGGCTTCAGTGCCTGGCATCACTGGCTTGGGGAGTCCCTGGACCAGCATCGGGTCGCGGCGGAGTCTCAAATAAGATCCCTTTGCTGA
- a CDS encoding hydrogenase maturation nickel metallochaperone HypA, producing MHEVDMTRCLLLSLAEWRDSQPSAPMEVRTVHLDVGEFTCVEPDALVTTYAAAVGGTWLERSSLQINSIPLVGRCPRCESTYTPTVTEQYRSPCCSAPLEDILSGRELRIRRIESAPT from the coding sequence ATGCATGAAGTCGACATGACCCGTTGCCTGCTCCTCTCGCTTGCGGAATGGCGGGATTCCCAGCCATCCGCTCCAATGGAGGTCAGGACCGTGCATCTGGATGTTGGTGAATTCACCTGCGTCGAACCCGACGCGCTGGTCACCACCTATGCGGCCGCCGTGGGTGGAACCTGGCTCGAGCGATCCAGCCTCCAGATCAACAGCATTCCCCTGGTTGGTCGTTGTCCCCGCTGTGAATCGACCTACACCCCAACGGTGACGGAGCAATACCGCTCTCCATGCTGTTCTGCACCGCTTGAGGACATCCTCAGCGGCCGTGAACTCAGGATCCGCCGGATCGAATCGGCACCCACCTGA
- the speB gene encoding agmatinase, translating into MTASSDDTAGFQRQHPSEGMQALEKERQLPLTGWQTEVDRAREFGLDAAASIVDRRISTFSRGELPHYAGINTFMKAPYLEDVNQVGNYDVAVLGVPHDSGTTYRPGTRFGPQGIRRISALYTPYNYEMGVDLREQIRLCDVGDIFTIPANNEKSFDQISKGVAHVFASGAFPIILGGDHSIGFPTVRGVCRHLGDRKVGIIHFDRHVDTQETDLDERMHTCPWFHATNMANAPAANLVQLGIGGWQVPREGVKVCRERGTNVLTVTDITEMGLEAAAQFAIERATDGTDCVYISFDIDCIDAGFVPGTGWPEPGGLLPREALKLLELIVRQVPVCGLELVEVSPPYDISDMTSLMATRVICDTMAHLVVSGQLPRRETPSWLDPNCNMQVDQAWR; encoded by the coding sequence ATGACTGCGTCCTCAGACGACACGGCTGGTTTTCAGCGTCAACATCCCAGCGAGGGGATGCAGGCACTTGAAAAGGAACGTCAGCTGCCGCTGACCGGTTGGCAAACGGAGGTGGACCGGGCCCGCGAATTCGGGCTTGATGCTGCGGCAAGCATCGTGGACCGGCGGATTTCCACCTTCTCGCGCGGTGAACTGCCTCACTATGCCGGCATCAACACCTTCATGAAGGCTCCCTACCTGGAGGATGTGAATCAGGTCGGCAACTATGACGTTGCCGTGCTGGGCGTTCCCCACGACAGCGGCACCACCTATCGACCTGGCACGCGGTTCGGTCCTCAGGGCATCCGCCGCATCTCGGCGCTGTACACCCCGTACAACTACGAGATGGGCGTCGATCTCCGCGAGCAGATTCGCCTGTGCGATGTCGGAGACATCTTCACGATTCCCGCCAACAACGAGAAGAGTTTCGATCAGATCTCCAAAGGGGTGGCCCACGTGTTTGCCAGCGGCGCCTTCCCGATCATCCTGGGCGGCGACCATTCGATCGGCTTCCCAACGGTGCGAGGGGTCTGCAGGCATCTCGGCGATCGCAAGGTCGGCATCATCCATTTCGACCGGCATGTCGATACCCAGGAGACCGATCTGGATGAACGGATGCATACCTGCCCCTGGTTCCATGCCACGAACATGGCCAATGCCCCTGCGGCGAATCTCGTGCAGTTGGGCATCGGCGGCTGGCAGGTTCCCCGGGAGGGCGTGAAGGTCTGCCGCGAGCGCGGCACCAATGTGCTCACGGTCACGGACATCACCGAAATGGGGCTGGAGGCGGCGGCCCAGTTCGCGATTGAACGGGCCACCGATGGCACCGACTGCGTCTACATCTCCTTCGACATCGACTGCATTGATGCCGGCTTCGTTCCTGGCACCGGCTGGCCGGAGCCAGGTGGTCTGTTGCCCAGGGAAGCGCTCAAGCTGCTCGAACTGATCGTCCGCCAGGTGCCTGTCTGTGGCCTTGAACTCGTGGAGGTCTCTCCTCCCTACGACATCAGCGACATGACCTCGCTGATGGCGACCCGGGTGATCTGCGACACCATGGCCCACCTCGTGGTGAGCGGTCAACTCCCCCGACGCGAAACGCCGAGCTGGCTTGATCCCAACTGCAACATGCAGGTCGATCAGGCCTGGCGCTGA
- the pgl gene encoding 6-phosphogluconolactonase → MAVYRIERASDPQDLARRASELIAAQISLALDQRDRCQIALSGGTTPARAYSLLGQERLPWDRVDVFLGDERWVAADDESSNARMLRNTLLAEGPGSKATFHAVPTVELANADASAEAFGALVSRQCSGDPPVFDVMLLGLGDDGHTASLFPGTEAPTVTTSWSTVGRGKGLDRITLTAPVLSASRQVIFLVSGAGKQEALKRLIDPDESPERTPAKLVQPESEVVILADQDAAAAL, encoded by the coding sequence ATGGCCGTTTATCGCATCGAGCGGGCGAGCGATCCTCAGGACCTCGCTCGCCGGGCGTCCGAGCTGATCGCTGCCCAGATCAGCCTGGCCCTCGATCAGCGTGATCGCTGTCAAATCGCTCTTTCCGGCGGAACGACTCCCGCCCGGGCCTACAGCCTGCTCGGACAGGAACGGCTCCCCTGGGATCGCGTGGATGTGTTCCTCGGAGATGAGCGCTGGGTTGCTGCCGATGATGAATCCAGCAATGCCCGCATGCTTCGCAACACCCTTCTGGCGGAAGGACCAGGCTCGAAGGCCACGTTCCATGCCGTTCCGACTGTGGAGCTGGCCAATGCGGATGCCAGTGCCGAGGCCTTCGGAGCTCTGGTCTCTCGCCAGTGTTCCGGAGATCCACCCGTCTTTGATGTCATGCTTCTCGGCCTGGGTGATGACGGACACACCGCGTCATTGTTCCCCGGCACCGAGGCCCCAACGGTCACCACCAGCTGGTCCACCGTTGGCCGTGGCAAGGGTCTGGATCGCATCACATTGACCGCCCCTGTGCTCAGTGCGTCGCGCCAGGTGATCTTTCTGGTGAGTGGGGCGGGCAAACAGGAGGCGCTGAAGCGCCTGATCGACCCTGATGAATCACCAGAGCGCACTCCCGCCAAGTTGGTGCAACCGGAATCGGAGGTTGTGATCCTGGCGGATCAGGACGCCGCTGCAGCTCTTTGA
- the gndA gene encoding NADP-dependent phosphogluconate dehydrogenase: MSKSHFGLIGLGVMGENLVLNAERNGFSSVVYNRTYAKTEEFLNGRGQGKNIQGASDLQDFVGKLERPRRILMMVKAGPAVDAVVDQISPYLEEGDLLIDGGNSDYHDTERRVKQLESKSFGFIGMGVSGGAKGALEGPSMMPGGTKSSYDAIESLVNKMAAQVEDGPCVTYIGPGGSGHLVKTVHNGIEYGIEQILAEGYDLMKRVKGMNGDQMADVLAQWNATEELSSYLVEITEVCLRTKDPEDGQDLVEKIMDQAGQKGTGLWTVVTALQMGASVPTIYASLNGRVMSSMKEQRVKAEDVLKGPAIKDFDLGTPADAMSPLMDATVLSCIASYAQGMELLRIASNDLDYDLHMPSIAQIWKGGCIIRARLLKRIQDAYNANPQLPNLMLDPWFAEQVNRRLPGLAKVVAGAAESGIPVPCFSSTLDYINSYRTGRLPQNLVQAMRDCFGSHTYKRIDKEGTFHTEWLA; the protein is encoded by the coding sequence ATGTCCAAGTCTCACTTCGGTCTGATCGGTCTCGGTGTCATGGGCGAGAACCTCGTCCTCAACGCCGAACGTAATGGTTTTTCAAGCGTTGTCTACAACCGTACCTATGCCAAAACCGAAGAGTTCCTGAATGGTCGTGGCCAGGGCAAAAACATTCAGGGTGCCTCAGATCTGCAGGATTTCGTCGGCAAGCTTGAGCGTCCACGCCGCATCCTGATGATGGTCAAGGCTGGTCCTGCCGTGGATGCAGTGGTTGATCAGATCTCTCCTTATCTCGAGGAAGGTGATCTGTTGATTGATGGCGGCAACTCCGACTATCACGACACTGAGCGCCGCGTGAAGCAGCTCGAAAGCAAGAGCTTCGGCTTCATCGGAATGGGTGTATCCGGTGGGGCCAAAGGAGCCCTCGAGGGCCCGAGCATGATGCCGGGGGGAACCAAATCCTCCTACGACGCAATTGAAAGCCTGGTGAACAAAATGGCCGCCCAGGTTGAGGATGGCCCCTGCGTCACGTACATCGGTCCGGGTGGATCCGGTCATCTTGTGAAGACCGTCCACAACGGCATCGAGTACGGCATCGAGCAGATCCTCGCTGAGGGTTACGACCTGATGAAGCGGGTCAAGGGAATGAATGGCGATCAGATGGCCGACGTTCTGGCCCAGTGGAATGCCACGGAGGAACTGTCCTCCTATCTGGTGGAGATCACCGAGGTTTGTCTTCGCACCAAGGATCCAGAGGACGGCCAGGATCTTGTTGAGAAAATCATGGATCAGGCTGGGCAGAAAGGAACAGGTCTCTGGACCGTGGTGACTGCCCTCCAGATGGGCGCATCGGTTCCCACCATTTATGCCTCCCTGAATGGACGGGTGATGAGCTCCATGAAGGAGCAGCGTGTCAAGGCCGAGGACGTCCTGAAGGGACCGGCCATCAAGGATTTCGACCTTGGGACTCCCGCCGATGCCATGTCCCCGTTGATGGACGCCACGGTGCTCAGCTGCATTGCTAGCTATGCCCAGGGCATGGAGCTGTTGCGGATCGCCTCGAACGATCTGGACTACGACCTCCACATGCCCTCCATCGCTCAGATCTGGAAGGGGGGCTGCATCATCCGTGCCCGACTCCTCAAGCGGATTCAGGATGCCTACAACGCCAATCCCCAGCTGCCCAATCTGATGCTGGATCCATGGTTCGCCGAGCAGGTAAACCGTCGTCTTCCCGGTCTGGCGAAGGTGGTGGCCGGCGCTGCTGAGTCCGGCATTCCGGTCCCCTGCTTCAGCAGCACGCTGGATTACATCAACAGCTACCGCACCGGACGTCTCCCTCAGAACCTTGTGCAGGCGATGCGTGATTGCTTCGGCTCCCACACCTACAAGCGCATCGACAAGGAAGGCACCTTCCACACCGAATGGCTGGCCTGA
- a CDS encoding glucose-1-phosphate adenylyltransferase, with the protein MKRVLAIILGGGAGTRLYPLTKMRAKPAVPVAGKYRLIDIPISNCINSNINKMYVMTQFNSASLNRHLSQTFNLSASFGQGFVEVLAAQQTPDSPSWFEGTADAVRKYQWLFQEWDVDEYLILSGDQLYRMDYSQFIEHHRSTGADLTVAALPVDPKQAEAFGLMRTDGNGKILEFREKPKGDSLLEMAVDTLRFGLSVDSAKERPYLASMGIYVFSRETLFDLLDTKPSHKDFGKEVIPESLARGDKLQSYVFDDYWEDIGTIGAFYEANLALTMQPKPPFSFYDEKFPIYTRPRYLPPSKLVDAQITNSIIGEGSILKSCSIHHCVLGVRSRVESDVVLQDTLVMGADFFESSDERALLRERGGIAVGVGQGTTVKGAILDKNTRIGNNVTIVNKDHVEEADRADQGFYIRNGIVVVVKNATIPDGMVI; encoded by the coding sequence ATGAAGCGGGTCCTGGCCATCATTCTCGGCGGCGGAGCCGGCACGAGGCTCTACCCGCTTACCAAGATGCGAGCCAAGCCAGCCGTTCCTGTGGCAGGCAAATACCGTTTGATTGATATTCCGATCAGCAATTGCATCAACTCAAACATCAACAAGATGTATGTGATGACGCAATTCAACAGTGCGTCCCTGAATCGTCACCTCAGTCAGACCTTCAACCTCAGCGCATCGTTCGGACAAGGCTTTGTTGAGGTCCTTGCCGCTCAGCAGACGCCAGACAGCCCCTCATGGTTTGAAGGCACGGCAGATGCTGTTCGTAAATATCAATGGCTGTTTCAGGAATGGGATGTTGATGAATATCTGATCCTCTCCGGCGATCAGCTGTATCGGATGGATTACAGCCAGTTCATTGAGCATCACCGAAGCACGGGTGCTGACTTGACGGTTGCAGCCCTGCCGGTTGACCCCAAGCAGGCCGAGGCCTTCGGACTGATGCGCACTGATGGAAACGGCAAGATTCTCGAGTTCCGTGAGAAGCCCAAGGGTGATTCCCTGCTTGAAATGGCCGTCGATACGTTACGGTTCGGGCTGAGTGTTGACTCCGCCAAAGAACGGCCCTACCTGGCCTCCATGGGAATTTATGTGTTCAGCAGGGAAACACTGTTTGACCTGCTCGACACCAAGCCTTCCCACAAGGATTTTGGAAAGGAGGTGATTCCTGAATCCCTCGCTCGTGGTGACAAACTTCAGAGTTATGTGTTTGATGATTACTGGGAAGATATCGGCACGATTGGTGCTTTCTATGAGGCCAATCTGGCGTTGACCATGCAACCCAAACCGCCGTTCAGTTTCTACGACGAGAAATTCCCCATTTACACACGTCCTCGCTACCTGCCACCCAGCAAGCTGGTGGATGCTCAGATCACCAACTCCATCATTGGTGAGGGTTCCATCCTGAAGTCATGCAGTATTCATCACTGTGTTCTTGGTGTTCGCAGTCGTGTTGAAAGCGATGTGGTGTTGCAGGACACCCTCGTGATGGGTGCTGACTTCTTCGAGTCGAGTGATGAACGTGCCTTGCTGCGTGAGCGCGGCGGCATCGCTGTCGGCGTCGGTCAGGGCACGACGGTGAAGGGAGCCATTCTTGATAAGAACACCCGAATCGGTAACAACGTCACGATCGTCAACAAGGATCATGTTGAAGAGGCCGACAGGGCAGATCAAGGTTTTTATATCCGTAATGGCATCGTTGTTGTCGTTAAGAATGCAACGATTCCTGATGGAATGGTGATCTGA
- a CDS encoding glutamyl-tRNA reductase, with translation MHIAVVGLSHRTAPVEIRERLSIPEQTMETSLQSLKGNEQVIEASILSTCNRLEIYTLVRNPELGVSAVSEFLSGHSGLATGDLSPHLFSYHHEDAVDHLMRVASGLDSLVLGEGQILSQVKKMMRLGQEHKSLGPILNRLLTQAVSTGKRVRSETNLGTGAVSISSAAVELAQLKLGQSRGLDQLVPLESEQIAVVGAGRMSRLLLQHLQAKGAAGVVLLNRTVERAEQLSKDFPDLPVRCRPITDLDQYLSTCSLVFTSTAAEDPIIDAARLQPLNRRSRLRLIDIGVPRNIAADAADVAGVESHDVDDLQEVVARNQEARQAIAREAEQLLQKEAQQFLEWWDSLEAVPTINRLRGSMETIRSEELQKALSRMGPDFSARERKVVEALSKGIINKILHTPVTQLRAPQSRQERQQSLRTVERLFDLEPQVES, from the coding sequence ATGCACATTGCCGTCGTCGGCCTCAGTCATCGAACGGCACCGGTGGAGATCCGGGAACGGCTCAGCATTCCTGAGCAGACCATGGAGACGTCTCTTCAGTCCCTGAAAGGCAATGAGCAGGTGATCGAGGCCTCGATCCTGAGCACCTGCAACCGTCTCGAGATCTACACCCTGGTTCGCAATCCCGAGCTTGGGGTGTCGGCGGTGAGCGAATTCCTCAGCGGACATTCAGGTCTTGCGACGGGAGATCTTTCACCACACTTATTCAGCTACCACCATGAAGATGCCGTCGATCACCTGATGCGCGTCGCGTCCGGTCTCGATAGCCTTGTCCTGGGAGAGGGGCAGATCCTGTCTCAGGTGAAGAAAATGATGCGGTTGGGGCAGGAGCACAAGTCCCTCGGCCCCATCCTGAACCGCCTGCTCACCCAGGCCGTTAGCACTGGCAAGCGAGTACGCAGTGAAACCAACCTTGGAACGGGCGCGGTGTCGATCAGCTCGGCGGCCGTCGAGCTGGCTCAGCTCAAGCTCGGACAATCGCGCGGACTCGATCAGCTCGTCCCCCTGGAATCCGAGCAAATCGCCGTGGTTGGCGCTGGCCGGATGAGTCGGCTGCTGCTGCAGCACCTGCAGGCCAAAGGTGCTGCCGGGGTCGTTCTTCTCAACAGGACTGTCGAGCGCGCCGAGCAGCTCTCAAAGGATTTTCCGGATCTTCCGGTGCGGTGCCGTCCGATCACGGACCTTGATCAGTACCTCAGCACCTGCTCACTGGTGTTCACCAGCACGGCAGCTGAGGATCCGATCATCGATGCGGCTCGTCTGCAACCGCTCAACCGTCGCAGCCGCCTGCGCTTGATTGATATCGGTGTTCCCCGCAACATTGCCGCGGATGCCGCCGACGTCGCCGGCGTGGAATCCCATGACGTGGATGATCTCCAGGAGGTGGTGGCCCGCAATCAGGAGGCCAGGCAGGCGATCGCCCGCGAGGCGGAGCAGCTGCTTCAGAAGGAGGCTCAGCAGTTCCTGGAGTGGTGGGACAGCCTGGAGGCCGTTCCCACCATCAACCGCCTGCGGGGATCGATGGAAACGATTCGAAGCGAGGAGCTGCAGAAAGCCCTGAGTCGGATGGGGCCGGATTTCTCCGCCCGCGAGCGCAAGGTTGTGGAGGCTCTGAGCAAAGGCATCATCAACAAGATCCTGCATACTCCGGTTACCCAGTTGCGCGCTCCCCAGAGCCGTCAGGAGCGTCAGCAATCCCTGCGCACGGTGGAGCGACTGTTTGATCTGGAGCCTCAGGTTGAGAGCTGA
- the glpX gene encoding class II fructose-bisphosphatase: MDQTLIQEILEVVEQAAIASAKLSGKGLKNEADAAAVEAMRKRMGQIQMQGRIVIGEGERDEAPMLYIGEEVGSGTGPGVDFAVDPCEGTNLCAFSQRGSMAVLAASDRGGLFNAPDFYMKKLAAPPAAKGKVDIGKSATENIKILSDCLGLAADELTIVVMDRARHKDLMAEIRATGARIQPISDGDVQAAIACGFAGTGTHCLMGIGAAPEGVISAAAMRALGGHFQGQLVYDPAVAQTKEWADLTKEGNLARLAEMGIADPDKVYEAEELACGEHVVFAGSGITDGLLFHGVKFECDCTRTSSLVISNLDNTCRFTNTVHIKDGAQSIALS, translated from the coding sequence GTGGACCAGACCCTGATTCAGGAAATTCTCGAGGTCGTCGAGCAGGCCGCCATCGCCTCCGCAAAGCTTTCCGGCAAGGGCCTCAAGAACGAGGCTGACGCTGCTGCCGTCGAAGCCATGCGCAAGCGCATGGGCCAGATCCAGATGCAGGGCCGCATCGTGATCGGCGAAGGCGAGCGGGATGAAGCCCCGATGCTTTACATCGGCGAAGAGGTTGGCAGCGGGACCGGTCCAGGTGTTGATTTCGCTGTCGACCCCTGCGAGGGAACCAACCTCTGCGCCTTCAGTCAGCGCGGCTCCATGGCGGTGCTCGCGGCCTCTGATCGTGGCGGTCTGTTCAATGCCCCCGACTTCTACATGAAGAAGCTGGCTGCTCCGCCGGCCGCCAAGGGCAAGGTGGACATCGGCAAGTCCGCCACCGAGAACATCAAGATCCTCAGTGATTGTCTGGGACTGGCAGCCGATGAACTCACGATCGTCGTGATGGATCGTGCGCGTCACAAGGATCTGATGGCCGAGATTCGCGCCACCGGTGCTCGCATCCAGCCGATTTCCGATGGTGATGTTCAGGCTGCCATCGCCTGTGGTTTTGCAGGGACAGGGACCCACTGCCTGATGGGCATCGGCGCCGCTCCTGAAGGTGTCATCTCCGCAGCGGCCATGCGCGCTCTCGGAGGACATTTCCAGGGCCAACTCGTGTATGACCCCGCAGTGGCTCAGACCAAGGAATGGGCTGACCTCACGAAGGAAGGCAATCTGGCTCGCCTGGCGGAGATGGGCATCGCCGATCCCGACAAGGTCTACGAAGCCGAGGAACTGGCCTGCGGTGAGCATGTGGTCTTCGCCGGCAGTGGCATCACCGATGGACTGCTCTTCCATGGCGTTAAGTTCGAATGTGACTGCACACGCACCAGCAGCCTGGTGATCAGCAACCTGGACAACACCTGTCGCTTCACCAACACCGTTCACATCAAGGACGGCGCTCAAAGCATCGCTCTGAGCTGA
- the rpe gene encoding ribulose-phosphate 3-epimerase produces MSTKPLVISPSILSADFSRLGAEVKAVDEAGADWIHVDVMDGRFVPNITIGPLIVEALRPVTQKPLDVHLMIVEPEKYVPDFAKAGADIISVQVEACPHLHRNLAQIKDLGKKAGAVLNPGTPLDTLEYCLELCDLVLIMSVNPGFGGQSFIENQVQKIRDLRRMCDERGLDPWIEVDGGIKAGNAWKVIEAGANAIVSGSGVFNQPDYAEAIKGIRASSSKQAVLV; encoded by the coding sequence ATGAGCACCAAGCCCCTGGTGATCTCGCCATCCATCCTTTCAGCAGACTTTTCACGTCTGGGCGCCGAGGTGAAAGCCGTGGATGAGGCAGGCGCTGACTGGATCCACGTTGATGTGATGGACGGTCGCTTCGTCCCGAACATCACCATCGGGCCCCTGATCGTTGAGGCCCTGCGTCCGGTGACCCAGAAACCGCTGGACGTTCACCTGATGATCGTGGAACCGGAGAAATACGTTCCGGATTTCGCCAAGGCCGGCGCCGACATCATTTCGGTCCAGGTCGAAGCGTGCCCACACCTGCATCGCAACCTGGCTCAGATCAAGGATCTCGGCAAGAAGGCGGGAGCGGTGTTGAACCCTGGCACTCCCCTCGACACCCTTGAGTACTGCCTGGAGCTGTGCGATCTGGTTCTGATCATGAGCGTGAACCCCGGTTTCGGCGGCCAGAGCTTCATTGAGAATCAGGTTCAGAAAATTCGCGACCTGCGCCGAATGTGCGATGAGCGCGGTCTCGATCCCTGGATCGAAGTGGACGGCGGCATCAAGGCCGGGAACGCCTGGAAGGTGATTGAGGCGGGAGCAAACGCCATCGTCTCCGGCTCCGGGGTGTTCAATCAGCCCGACTACGCCGAAGCCATCAAGGGAATCCGCGCCAGCAGCAGCAAACAGGCTGTTCTGGTCTGA
- the ccsB gene encoding c-type cytochrome biogenesis protein CcsB, which yields MFAASFDAVTTLGFAAFVLLLLALPVSFWAASSQTSSTSVRMLVAISNLLLTAQLVLRWWQSGHFPISNLYESLCFLAWACTLTQLLVERSWPSPIVPAAATPMGLGCIAFASFALPDQLQTSAPLVPALRSSWLVMHVSVIMVSYAALLVGSLLSFAVLITDRGEALELRSSSIGSGGFRQAAAVGDNGVLQLRSVQLTTNEQLDSLSYRTITVGFLLLTVGIISGAVWANEAWGSYWSWDPKETWALICWLVYAAYLHTRLSRGWQGRRPALVAVVGLAVIGICYIGVNLLGIGLHSYGWFLGT from the coding sequence TTGTTCGCTGCTTCATTCGACGCGGTTACAACCCTGGGCTTCGCGGCCTTCGTGCTGTTGCTTCTGGCACTGCCGGTGTCCTTCTGGGCCGCTTCAAGCCAGACTTCGTCCACGAGCGTGCGCATGCTGGTCGCGATTTCAAATCTCCTGCTGACGGCCCAGCTTGTGTTGCGCTGGTGGCAGTCCGGCCATTTCCCGATCAGCAATCTCTACGAGTCGCTCTGTTTCCTGGCCTGGGCCTGCACACTGACCCAGCTGCTTGTTGAGCGCAGTTGGCCATCGCCGATCGTTCCGGCGGCTGCAACGCCGATGGGACTTGGGTGTATTGCGTTTGCAAGCTTCGCCCTGCCGGATCAGCTTCAGACATCAGCACCTCTGGTGCCGGCCCTGCGCTCGAGCTGGCTGGTGATGCACGTCAGCGTGATCATGGTGAGTTACGCCGCACTGCTGGTGGGATCTTTGCTGTCATTTGCGGTGTTGATCACTGACCGCGGTGAGGCCCTGGAACTGCGCAGCAGCTCGATCGGCAGTGGTGGATTTCGTCAGGCCGCTGCCGTGGGGGACAACGGCGTTCTCCAGTTGCGTTCAGTTCAGCTCACCACCAATGAACAACTCGACAGCCTCAGCTATCGCACAATCACTGTTGGGTTTTTACTGCTGACCGTCGGCATCATCAGCGGTGCTGTCTGGGCCAATGAAGCCTGGGGCAGTTACTGGAGCTGGGATCCGAAGGAAACCTGGGCATTGATTTGCTGGCTTGTTTATGCCGCCTATCTCCACACGCGACTGAGTCGCGGTTGGCAGGGTCGTCGTCCGGCCTTGGTGGCTGTTGTTGGCTTGGCTGTGATCGGAATCTGTTACATCGGTGTGAACTTGTTAGGCATTGGTTTGCACAGCTATGGCTGGTTTCTTGGAACTTAG